The proteins below are encoded in one region of Oncorhynchus kisutch isolate 150728-3 linkage group LG14, Okis_V2, whole genome shotgun sequence:
- the LOC109903798 gene encoding pre-B-cell leukemia transcription factor-interacting protein 1-like isoform X2, whose amino-acid sequence MSDSSSTGSSRSGSSTNSWTMLSPEEAAESVGPVDDGTESLCDVPSLSEEVTGATVESKPSDPETPVQTVLSEEGQQVCQETTPDICEVPVPSIPTLLSPSLSSHAPLDPDLASQPEPPIIHDMVTSSPTDNEQLAAMPFVTHVDMVVPLNVPFTEPPPSEVDPELSPVPESSTLDTHTVLCPVPESLALETSAESDISIHTDSLTPTGSQSDTVTDIGPLPESSEEPLSPAPEPHAVPESPDPDGPPPETIGSEEAAEDPAVEKEETELPEKVTDIPKEEESPSSFDFGRADTSSEEGVALRRRYVAPEMTSEDEEVEFKMAERKEKGFSMNTCIVCALVLLCLGSLFLSDDSDELSGKEQNQDWLNDPQEMKELLDKLAQENLQISQLETQLQAHKEELDSVLNAGSAKGNENGKGDLEQENDMKEELSSLPGLKEELESLRARVTELSQITEANKETPPPPSSSTPPPTGQPGISNQSSTTAGPEKRRVPREGARVKEELQRQKVLLEESRKRLEGMKKEGRYKKDGGYQKTVRESLAEIQKRLSEQVEKMGNRIEGKKKPRESGNKRDGRKAKDNSKDHWKKEKEWKGEKDWKHCKDKNVCGWKEKDKRKDRDWKANKQNSHKEAWRKSQDEWERKKNERRMDRDKRKQERPWQSRKDYKKESNHHHQQDSNHQQQHHHHHQTHQYDHTSFWKHQEEKLGRNVRPLAGCSGVEDCASQEGLFPVELSEFEELLDGYLSKLERATPDSKAEIQKLVGMFFQDGVFVHDKVLFSDFAEDVADILEDMADILEVDGQDDEALEEAMEEFEREALWKFAATA is encoded by the exons GAAGCTGCTGAGAGCGTGGGTCCAGTGGATGATGGGACTGAGAGTCTTTGTGATGTCCCTAGTCTGTCAGAGGAAGTCACAG GGGCCACTGTGGAGTCTAAGCCAAGTGACCCGGAGACTCCAGTACAAACAGTTCTGTCAGAGGAGGGCCAACAG GTTTGCCAGGAAACAACTCCTGATATCTGTGAGGTCCCTGTCCCCTCCATCCCTACCCTGTTAAGCCCATCCCTGTCTAGCCATGCGCCCCTTGACCCTGACCTGGCGAGTCAACCTGAACCCCCCATTATCCATGATATGGTAACCAGCTCCCCCACTGACAATGAGCAACTCGCTGCCATGCCCTTTGTCACTCATGTCGACATGGTTGTGCCACTGAATGTTCCCTTCACAGAACCACCCCCCTCAGAGGTTGATCCTGAGTTAAGCCCTGTCCCTGAGAGCTCCACCCTTGATACCCACACTGTTCTATGCCCTGTACCTGAGAGTCTTGCCCTAGAAACTAGTGCCGAATCTGACATAAGCATTCACACAGACTCTCTCACCCCAACGGGCTCCCAATCTGACACTGTCACTGATATTGGCCCCCTCCCAGAGAGCTCTGAGGAGCCTCTAAGCCCTGCCCCAGAACCCCACGCTGTTCCAGAAAGCCCAGACCCTGATGGTCCTCCTCCAGAGACCATTGGTTCAGAGGAGGCAGCAGAAGATCCAGCAGTGGAAAAGGAGGAGACTGAATTGCCTGAAAAAGTGACTGATATACCAAAGGAAGAAG AATCTCCCAGTAGCTTTGACTTTGGAAGAGCTGACACGAGTTCTGAGGAAGGAGTTGCTCTGAGGAGGAGATATGTGGCACCAGAAATGACATCGGAAGATGAAGAGGTGGAGTTCAAAAtggcagagaggaaagagaagggcTTCTCTATGAACACATGCATTGTGTGTGCCCTTGTCCTGCTCTGTCTAgggtccctcttcctctctg ATGACTCAGATGAGCTGAGTGGAAAAGAACAAAACCAG GACTGGCTAAACGATCCTCAGGAGATGAAGGAGCTTTTGGATAAACTGGCACAAGAAAATCTGCAGATCTCCCAGTTAGAAACACAACTCCAG GCCCATAAAGAGGAACTTGACTCCGTCCTAAATGCAGGATCCGCAAAGGGTAATGAAAACGGAAAAGGAGATCTGGAGCAAGAAAATGATATGAAAGAAGAGCTGTCATCCCTGCCTGGCCTGAAGGAGGAGCTGGAGTCGCTGAGGGCCAGAGTGACCGAACTGTCCCAAATCACAGAAG CCAACAAGGAAACACCCCCACCTCCCTCAAGCTCAACTCCACCCCCTACTGGTCAACCTGGGATTAGCAACCAGAGTAGCACCACAGCAGGGCCCGAAAAGAGGAGGGTTCCGAGAGAGGGGGCCAGGGTGAAGGAAGAGCTTCAGAGGCAGAAGGTGCTGTTGGAGGAAAGCAGGAAGAGACTGGAGGGGATGAAGAAGGAGGGTAGGTATAAGAAGGATGGTGGGTACCAGAAGACGGTGAGGGAGAGCCTGGCTGAGATCCAGAAGAGGCTCAGTGAGCAGGTGGAGAAGATGGGGAACAGGATTGAGGGCAAGAAGAAGCCAAGGGAGAGCGGGAACAAGAGGGACGGGAGGAAAGCCAAGGACAACAGCAAAGACCACTGGAAAAAGGAGAAGGagtggaagggagagaaagactgGAAACACTGCAAAGACAAGAATGTGTGCGgatggaaagagaaagacaaGAGGAAGGACAGGGACTGGAAGGCAAACAAACAAAACTCTCATAAAGAGGCCTGGAGGAAATCCCAGgatgagtgggagagaaagaagaaTGAGCGCAGGATGGACAGGGATAAAAGAAAGCAGGAGAGGCCCTGGCAGTCCAGAAAAGACTACAAGAAAGAGTCCAATCATCACCATCAACAAGACTCCAACCATCAGCAGcaacatcaccaccaccaccagacccaCCAGTATGACCACACCAGCTTCTGGAAGCACCAGGAGGAGAAACTTGGACGCAACGTTCGCCCCCTGGCGGGCTGTAGCGGTGTTGAGGACTGCGCTAGCCAGGAAGGGCTCTTTCCTGTGGAACTGTCTGAATTCGAGGAGTTATTAGACGGCTACCTGAGCAAGCTGGAGAGGGCTACACCGGACAGCAAAGCCGAGATTCAGAAGTTGGTCGGCATGTTTTTTCAAGACGGTGTGTTCGTCCATGACAAAGTTCTCTTCAGTGACTTCGCTGAAGATGTGGCGGACATTTTAGAGGACATGGCAGACATCTTGGAGGTTGATGGGCAGGATGATGAAGCCCTGGAGGAGGCGATGGAGGAGTTTGAGCGAGAAGCTTTGTGGAAGTTTGCAGCCACTGCATAG
- the LOC109903129 gene encoding protein S100-A11 — translation MESAINVLVSQFKTFAGKDGSSNTLSKGEFSSLVAFQLPTFVKNASDPAVIEQLMGSLDENNDGELTFLEFWQLIGKLANKQGGF, via the exons ATGGAATCTGCCATCAATGTACTTGTCTCCCAGTTCAAGACCTTTGCTGGAAAGGATGGATCCTCAAACACCTTGAGCAAAGGGGAGTTCAGCAGCCTGGTGGCCTTTCAACTACCTACTTTTGTCAAG AACGCCAGCGATCCAGCCGTGATCGAGCAGCTCATGGGCTCGTTGGACGAAAACAATGATGGGGAGCTGACATTTTTGGAGTTTTGGCAGCTGATTGGAAAACTTGCCAACAAGCAAGGGGGCTTTTAG
- the LOC109903798 gene encoding pre-B-cell leukemia transcription factor-interacting protein 1-like isoform X3 produces MVTSSPTDNEQLAAMPFVTHVDMVVPLNVPFTEPPPSEVDPELSPVPESSTLDTHTVLCPVPESLALETSAESDISIHTDSLTPTGSQSDTVTDIGPLPESSEEPLSPAPEPHAVPESPDPDGPPPETIGSEEAAEDPAVEKEETELPEKVTDIPKEEESPSSFDFGRADTSSEEGVALRRRYVAPEMTSEDEEVEFKMAERKEKGFSMNTCIVCALVLLCLGSLFLSDDSDELSGKEQNQDWLNDPQEMKELLDKLAQENLQISQLETQLQAHKEELDSVLNAGSAKGNENGKGDLEQENDMKEELSSLPGLKEELESLRARVTELSQITEANKETPPPPSSSTPPPTGQPGISNQSSTTAGPEKRRVPREGARVKEELQRQKVLLEESRKRLEGMKKEGRYKKDGGYQKTVRESLAEIQKRLSEQVEKMGNRIEGKKKPRESGNKRDGRKAKDNSKDHWKKEKEWKGEKDWKHCKDKNVCGWKEKDKRKDRDWKANKQNSHKEAWRKSQDEWERKKNERRMDRDKRKQERPWQSRKDYKKESNHHHQQDSNHQQQHHHHHQTHQYDHTSFWKHQEEKLGRNVRPLAGCSGVEDCASQEGLFPVELSEFEELLDGYLSKLERATPDSKAEIQKLVGMFFQDGVFVHDKVLFSDFAEDVADILEDMADILEVDGQDDEALEEAMEEFEREALWKFAATA; encoded by the exons ATGGTAACCAGCTCCCCCACTGACAATGAGCAACTCGCTGCCATGCCCTTTGTCACTCATGTCGACATGGTTGTGCCACTGAATGTTCCCTTCACAGAACCACCCCCCTCAGAGGTTGATCCTGAGTTAAGCCCTGTCCCTGAGAGCTCCACCCTTGATACCCACACTGTTCTATGCCCTGTACCTGAGAGTCTTGCCCTAGAAACTAGTGCCGAATCTGACATAAGCATTCACACAGACTCTCTCACCCCAACGGGCTCCCAATCTGACACTGTCACTGATATTGGCCCCCTCCCAGAGAGCTCTGAGGAGCCTCTAAGCCCTGCCCCAGAACCCCACGCTGTTCCAGAAAGCCCAGACCCTGATGGTCCTCCTCCAGAGACCATTGGTTCAGAGGAGGCAGCAGAAGATCCAGCAGTGGAAAAGGAGGAGACTGAATTGCCTGAAAAAGTGACTGATATACCAAAGGAAGAAG AATCTCCCAGTAGCTTTGACTTTGGAAGAGCTGACACGAGTTCTGAGGAAGGAGTTGCTCTGAGGAGGAGATATGTGGCACCAGAAATGACATCGGAAGATGAAGAGGTGGAGTTCAAAAtggcagagaggaaagagaagggcTTCTCTATGAACACATGCATTGTGTGTGCCCTTGTCCTGCTCTGTCTAgggtccctcttcctctctg ATGACTCAGATGAGCTGAGTGGAAAAGAACAAAACCAG GACTGGCTAAACGATCCTCAGGAGATGAAGGAGCTTTTGGATAAACTGGCACAAGAAAATCTGCAGATCTCCCAGTTAGAAACACAACTCCAG GCCCATAAAGAGGAACTTGACTCCGTCCTAAATGCAGGATCCGCAAAGGGTAATGAAAACGGAAAAGGAGATCTGGAGCAAGAAAATGATATGAAAGAAGAGCTGTCATCCCTGCCTGGCCTGAAGGAGGAGCTGGAGTCGCTGAGGGCCAGAGTGACCGAACTGTCCCAAATCACAGAAG CCAACAAGGAAACACCCCCACCTCCCTCAAGCTCAACTCCACCCCCTACTGGTCAACCTGGGATTAGCAACCAGAGTAGCACCACAGCAGGGCCCGAAAAGAGGAGGGTTCCGAGAGAGGGGGCCAGGGTGAAGGAAGAGCTTCAGAGGCAGAAGGTGCTGTTGGAGGAAAGCAGGAAGAGACTGGAGGGGATGAAGAAGGAGGGTAGGTATAAGAAGGATGGTGGGTACCAGAAGACGGTGAGGGAGAGCCTGGCTGAGATCCAGAAGAGGCTCAGTGAGCAGGTGGAGAAGATGGGGAACAGGATTGAGGGCAAGAAGAAGCCAAGGGAGAGCGGGAACAAGAGGGACGGGAGGAAAGCCAAGGACAACAGCAAAGACCACTGGAAAAAGGAGAAGGagtggaagggagagaaagactgGAAACACTGCAAAGACAAGAATGTGTGCGgatggaaagagaaagacaaGAGGAAGGACAGGGACTGGAAGGCAAACAAACAAAACTCTCATAAAGAGGCCTGGAGGAAATCCCAGgatgagtgggagagaaagaagaaTGAGCGCAGGATGGACAGGGATAAAAGAAAGCAGGAGAGGCCCTGGCAGTCCAGAAAAGACTACAAGAAAGAGTCCAATCATCACCATCAACAAGACTCCAACCATCAGCAGcaacatcaccaccaccaccagacccaCCAGTATGACCACACCAGCTTCTGGAAGCACCAGGAGGAGAAACTTGGACGCAACGTTCGCCCCCTGGCGGGCTGTAGCGGTGTTGAGGACTGCGCTAGCCAGGAAGGGCTCTTTCCTGTGGAACTGTCTGAATTCGAGGAGTTATTAGACGGCTACCTGAGCAAGCTGGAGAGGGCTACACCGGACAGCAAAGCCGAGATTCAGAAGTTGGTCGGCATGTTTTTTCAAGACGGTGTGTTCGTCCATGACAAAGTTCTCTTCAGTGACTTCGCTGAAGATGTGGCGGACATTTTAGAGGACATGGCAGACATCTTGGAGGTTGATGGGCAGGATGATGAAGCCCTGGAGGAGGCGATGGAGGAGTTTGAGCGAGAAGCTTTGTGGAAGTTTGCAGCCACTGCATAG
- the LOC109903798 gene encoding pre-B-cell leukemia transcription factor-interacting protein 1-like isoform X1, translated as MSDSSSTGSSRSGSSTNSWTMLSPEEAAESVGPVDDGTESLCDVPSLSEEVTGATVESKPSDPETPVQTVLSEEGQQVCTVCQETTPDICEVPVPSIPTLLSPSLSSHAPLDPDLASQPEPPIIHDMVTSSPTDNEQLAAMPFVTHVDMVVPLNVPFTEPPPSEVDPELSPVPESSTLDTHTVLCPVPESLALETSAESDISIHTDSLTPTGSQSDTVTDIGPLPESSEEPLSPAPEPHAVPESPDPDGPPPETIGSEEAAEDPAVEKEETELPEKVTDIPKEEESPSSFDFGRADTSSEEGVALRRRYVAPEMTSEDEEVEFKMAERKEKGFSMNTCIVCALVLLCLGSLFLSDDSDELSGKEQNQDWLNDPQEMKELLDKLAQENLQISQLETQLQAHKEELDSVLNAGSAKGNENGKGDLEQENDMKEELSSLPGLKEELESLRARVTELSQITEANKETPPPPSSSTPPPTGQPGISNQSSTTAGPEKRRVPREGARVKEELQRQKVLLEESRKRLEGMKKEGRYKKDGGYQKTVRESLAEIQKRLSEQVEKMGNRIEGKKKPRESGNKRDGRKAKDNSKDHWKKEKEWKGEKDWKHCKDKNVCGWKEKDKRKDRDWKANKQNSHKEAWRKSQDEWERKKNERRMDRDKRKQERPWQSRKDYKKESNHHHQQDSNHQQQHHHHHQTHQYDHTSFWKHQEEKLGRNVRPLAGCSGVEDCASQEGLFPVELSEFEELLDGYLSKLERATPDSKAEIQKLVGMFFQDGVFVHDKVLFSDFAEDVADILEDMADILEVDGQDDEALEEAMEEFEREALWKFAATA; from the exons GAAGCTGCTGAGAGCGTGGGTCCAGTGGATGATGGGACTGAGAGTCTTTGTGATGTCCCTAGTCTGTCAGAGGAAGTCACAG GGGCCACTGTGGAGTCTAAGCCAAGTGACCCGGAGACTCCAGTACAAACAGTTCTGTCAGAGGAGGGCCAACAGGTCTGTACT GTTTGCCAGGAAACAACTCCTGATATCTGTGAGGTCCCTGTCCCCTCCATCCCTACCCTGTTAAGCCCATCCCTGTCTAGCCATGCGCCCCTTGACCCTGACCTGGCGAGTCAACCTGAACCCCCCATTATCCATGATATGGTAACCAGCTCCCCCACTGACAATGAGCAACTCGCTGCCATGCCCTTTGTCACTCATGTCGACATGGTTGTGCCACTGAATGTTCCCTTCACAGAACCACCCCCCTCAGAGGTTGATCCTGAGTTAAGCCCTGTCCCTGAGAGCTCCACCCTTGATACCCACACTGTTCTATGCCCTGTACCTGAGAGTCTTGCCCTAGAAACTAGTGCCGAATCTGACATAAGCATTCACACAGACTCTCTCACCCCAACGGGCTCCCAATCTGACACTGTCACTGATATTGGCCCCCTCCCAGAGAGCTCTGAGGAGCCTCTAAGCCCTGCCCCAGAACCCCACGCTGTTCCAGAAAGCCCAGACCCTGATGGTCCTCCTCCAGAGACCATTGGTTCAGAGGAGGCAGCAGAAGATCCAGCAGTGGAAAAGGAGGAGACTGAATTGCCTGAAAAAGTGACTGATATACCAAAGGAAGAAG AATCTCCCAGTAGCTTTGACTTTGGAAGAGCTGACACGAGTTCTGAGGAAGGAGTTGCTCTGAGGAGGAGATATGTGGCACCAGAAATGACATCGGAAGATGAAGAGGTGGAGTTCAAAAtggcagagaggaaagagaagggcTTCTCTATGAACACATGCATTGTGTGTGCCCTTGTCCTGCTCTGTCTAgggtccctcttcctctctg ATGACTCAGATGAGCTGAGTGGAAAAGAACAAAACCAG GACTGGCTAAACGATCCTCAGGAGATGAAGGAGCTTTTGGATAAACTGGCACAAGAAAATCTGCAGATCTCCCAGTTAGAAACACAACTCCAG GCCCATAAAGAGGAACTTGACTCCGTCCTAAATGCAGGATCCGCAAAGGGTAATGAAAACGGAAAAGGAGATCTGGAGCAAGAAAATGATATGAAAGAAGAGCTGTCATCCCTGCCTGGCCTGAAGGAGGAGCTGGAGTCGCTGAGGGCCAGAGTGACCGAACTGTCCCAAATCACAGAAG CCAACAAGGAAACACCCCCACCTCCCTCAAGCTCAACTCCACCCCCTACTGGTCAACCTGGGATTAGCAACCAGAGTAGCACCACAGCAGGGCCCGAAAAGAGGAGGGTTCCGAGAGAGGGGGCCAGGGTGAAGGAAGAGCTTCAGAGGCAGAAGGTGCTGTTGGAGGAAAGCAGGAAGAGACTGGAGGGGATGAAGAAGGAGGGTAGGTATAAGAAGGATGGTGGGTACCAGAAGACGGTGAGGGAGAGCCTGGCTGAGATCCAGAAGAGGCTCAGTGAGCAGGTGGAGAAGATGGGGAACAGGATTGAGGGCAAGAAGAAGCCAAGGGAGAGCGGGAACAAGAGGGACGGGAGGAAAGCCAAGGACAACAGCAAAGACCACTGGAAAAAGGAGAAGGagtggaagggagagaaagactgGAAACACTGCAAAGACAAGAATGTGTGCGgatggaaagagaaagacaaGAGGAAGGACAGGGACTGGAAGGCAAACAAACAAAACTCTCATAAAGAGGCCTGGAGGAAATCCCAGgatgagtgggagagaaagaagaaTGAGCGCAGGATGGACAGGGATAAAAGAAAGCAGGAGAGGCCCTGGCAGTCCAGAAAAGACTACAAGAAAGAGTCCAATCATCACCATCAACAAGACTCCAACCATCAGCAGcaacatcaccaccaccaccagacccaCCAGTATGACCACACCAGCTTCTGGAAGCACCAGGAGGAGAAACTTGGACGCAACGTTCGCCCCCTGGCGGGCTGTAGCGGTGTTGAGGACTGCGCTAGCCAGGAAGGGCTCTTTCCTGTGGAACTGTCTGAATTCGAGGAGTTATTAGACGGCTACCTGAGCAAGCTGGAGAGGGCTACACCGGACAGCAAAGCCGAGATTCAGAAGTTGGTCGGCATGTTTTTTCAAGACGGTGTGTTCGTCCATGACAAAGTTCTCTTCAGTGACTTCGCTGAAGATGTGGCGGACATTTTAGAGGACATGGCAGACATCTTGGAGGTTGATGGGCAGGATGATGAAGCCCTGGAGGAGGCGATGGAGGAGTTTGAGCGAGAAGCTTTGTGGAAGTTTGCAGCCACTGCATAG